One window from the genome of Cucumis melo cultivar AY chromosome 12, USDA_Cmelo_AY_1.0, whole genome shotgun sequence encodes:
- the LOC103501718 gene encoding NADH-ubiquinone oxidoreductase 20.9 kDa subunit — protein MNTDITASTKPEYPVIDRNPPFTKVVGNFDTLDYLRFVTITGVSVTVGYLSGIKPGIRGPSMVTGGLIGLMGGFMYAYQNSAGRLMGFFPNDGEVARYKK, from the exons ATGAACACCGACATTACAGCGTCGACCAAGCCAGAGTACCCGGTAATAGATCGGAACCCTCCATTCACTAAAGTTGTCGGCAATTTCGACACTCTCGATTACCTCCGTTTCGTCACCATCACCGGCGTTTCCGTCACCGTCGGTTATCTTTCTG GGATTAAGCCCGGGATTAGGGGCCCATCAATGGTGACCGGTGGTCTAATTGGCCTGATGGGAGGCTTCATGTACGCTTATCAGAACTCGGCGGGTCGGCTTATGGGATTCTTCCCCAATGATGGCGAGGTAGCTCGTTATAAGAAATAA